From the Pseudomonas putida genome, one window contains:
- the ppk1 gene encoding polyphosphate kinase 1 yields MNNEVLTPVAIKDAQAVPEEMVQTPPDLPEVVEPVVEVAAPAPAPTPAIAVPSLDDSSLYIHRELSQLQFNIRVLEQALDESYPLLERLKFLLIFSSNLDEFFEIRVAGLKKQINFARELAGADGLQPHQALARISELVHFEVERQYAILNDVLLPELEKHAIRFIRRRYWTPKLKTWVRRFFRDEIAPIITPIGLDPTHPFPLLVNKSLNFIVELEGVDAFGRDSGLAIIPAPRLLPRVIRVPEDVGGPGDNYVFLSSMIHAHADDLFQGMKVKGCYQFRLTRNADLALDSEEVDDLARALRGELFSRRYGDAVRLEVADTCPKHLSDYLLKQFSLSESELYQVNGPVNLTRLFSITGLDSHPELQYTPFTPAIPKLLQNADNIFSVIGKQDILLMHPFESFTPVIDLLRQAAKDPHVLAVRQTLYRSGANSEIVDALVDAARNGKEVTAVIELRARFDEESNLQMASRLQAAGAVVIYGVVGFKTHAKMMLILRREQGEIVRYAHLGTGNYHAGNARLYTDYSLLTSDDALTEDVGKLFSQLIGMGKTLRMKKLLHAPFTLKKGMLDMIARETQFALEGKPAHIIAKFNSLTDAKVIKALYKASQSGVKIDLVVRGMCCLRPGIPGVSHNIQVRSIIGRFLEHTRVFYFLNGGEEQIYLSSADWMERNLDKRVETCFPVEGKKLLLRVKKELEGYLTDNTHAWTLQPDGRYVRSSPTGNQNPRSAQATLLERLSNPLLNVR; encoded by the coding sequence ATGAATAATGAAGTGCTAACCCCTGTCGCGATCAAGGATGCCCAGGCAGTCCCCGAAGAGATGGTTCAGACCCCGCCAGACCTGCCCGAAGTGGTGGAGCCGGTGGTCGAAGTCGCCGCCCCGGCCCCTGCGCCGACGCCGGCCATCGCCGTCCCGAGCCTGGACGACAGCAGCCTGTACATTCATCGCGAACTTTCGCAGCTGCAATTCAACATCCGCGTGCTGGAACAGGCGCTGGACGAATCGTACCCGCTGCTCGAACGCCTCAAATTCCTGCTGATCTTCTCCAGCAACCTCGACGAGTTCTTCGAGATCCGCGTTGCCGGCCTGAAGAAACAGATCAACTTCGCCCGCGAACTGGCCGGCGCCGACGGCCTGCAGCCGCATCAGGCGCTGGCACGCATCAGCGAGCTGGTGCACTTCGAGGTGGAGCGCCAGTACGCGATCCTCAACGACGTGCTGCTGCCGGAGCTGGAAAAGCACGCCATCCGCTTCATTCGCCGCCGCTACTGGACGCCCAAGCTCAAAACTTGGGTGCGCCGCTTCTTCCGCGACGAGATCGCGCCGATCATCACCCCGATCGGCCTCGACCCGACTCACCCGTTCCCGCTGCTGGTGAACAAGAGCCTGAACTTCATCGTCGAGCTCGAAGGTGTCGACGCCTTCGGCCGTGATTCCGGCCTGGCGATCATCCCTGCACCCCGCCTGCTGCCGCGCGTCATTCGTGTGCCGGAAGACGTCGGTGGCCCAGGCGACAACTACGTCTTCCTGTCGTCGATGATCCATGCCCACGCCGATGACCTGTTCCAGGGCATGAAGGTCAAAGGTTGCTATCAGTTCCGCCTCACTCGTAACGCCGACCTGGCGCTGGATTCCGAAGAAGTCGACGACCTGGCGCGCGCCCTGCGCGGTGAGCTGTTCTCGCGCCGCTACGGCGACGCCGTGCGCCTGGAAGTCGCCGACACCTGCCCGAAACACCTGTCGGACTACCTGCTCAAGCAGTTCAGCCTGAGCGAGAGCGAGCTTTACCAGGTCAACGGCCCGGTCAACCTGACCCGTCTGTTCAGCATCACCGGCCTCGACAGCCATCCGGAGCTGCAGTACACGCCGTTCACCCCGGCCATCCCCAAGCTGCTGCAGAACGCCGACAATATCTTCAGCGTGATCGGCAAGCAGGACATCCTGCTGATGCACCCGTTCGAGTCCTTCACCCCGGTGATCGACCTGCTGCGCCAGGCCGCCAAGGACCCGCACGTGCTCGCCGTGCGCCAGACCCTGTACCGTTCCGGGGCCAACTCGGAGATTGTCGACGCGTTGGTGGATGCGGCACGTAATGGCAAGGAGGTCACCGCGGTGATCGAACTGCGCGCGCGCTTCGACGAAGAGTCCAACCTGCAGATGGCCAGCCGCCTGCAGGCTGCCGGTGCGGTGGTGATCTACGGCGTGGTCGGCTTCAAGACCCACGCCAAGATGATGCTGATCCTGCGCCGCGAGCAGGGCGAGATCGTGCGCTATGCACACCTGGGTACCGGTAACTACCACGCCGGCAACGCCCGCCTGTACACCGACTACAGCCTGCTGACCTCTGACGATGCCCTCACCGAGGACGTCGGCAAGCTGTTCAGCCAGCTGATCGGCATGGGCAAGACCCTGCGCATGAAGAAGTTGCTGCACGCGCCGTTCACCCTGAAGAAGGGCATGCTCGACATGATCGCCCGGGAGACCCAGTTCGCCCTGGAAGGCAAGCCCGCGCACATTATCGCCAAGTTCAACTCGCTGACCGACGCCAAGGTCATCAAGGCGCTGTACAAGGCCAGCCAGTCGGGCGTGAAGATCGACCTGGTGGTGCGCGGCATGTGCTGCCTGCGCCCAGGCATTCCGGGGGTTTCGCACAACATCCAGGTGCGCTCGATCATCGGCCGCTTCCTTGAGCACACGCGGGTGTTCTACTTCCTCAACGGTGGCGAAGAGCAGATCTACCTGTCCAGCGCCGACTGGATGGAGCGCAACCTCGACAAGCGCGTCGAGACCTGCTTCCCGGTAGAGGGCAAGAAACTGTTGCTGCGGGTGAAGAAGGAGCTGGAAGGTTACCTGACCGACAACACCCACGCCTGGACCTTGCAGCCTGACGGGCGCTACGTGCGCAGCAGCCCGACCGGCAACCAGAACCCGCGCAGTGCCCAGGCGACCCTGCTGGAGCGCCTGAGCAACCCGCTCCTCAACGTACGCTGA
- a CDS encoding DedA family protein, with the protein MLQQFLQDFGYFALFLGTFFEGETILVLAGFLAFREYMDIKLVVLVAFCGSYAGDQLWYFMGRRHGRKILARKPRWQAMGDRALEHIRRHPDIWVLSFRFVYGLRTVMPIAIGLSGYSPRRYLLLNGIGAAVWALALGLAAYHFGAILEGMLGSIKKYELWVLGGLLLLGGLLWLRRRFRTIRAERRAAADEQPASTEQQVAAEKQPEHGHDHR; encoded by the coding sequence ATGCTCCAACAATTCCTGCAGGATTTCGGCTACTTTGCCCTTTTTCTAGGCACCTTCTTCGAAGGCGAGACCATTCTGGTACTTGCGGGTTTCCTTGCGTTCCGCGAATACATGGACATCAAGCTGGTGGTCCTGGTGGCCTTCTGCGGCAGCTACGCCGGCGACCAGCTGTGGTACTTCATGGGCCGGCGGCACGGACGCAAGATCCTCGCACGCAAGCCGCGCTGGCAGGCCATGGGTGACCGGGCGCTGGAGCATATCCGCCGCCACCCGGACATCTGGGTGCTGAGCTTCCGCTTCGTCTACGGCCTGCGCACGGTGATGCCGATAGCCATCGGCCTGTCCGGCTATTCGCCGCGCCGCTACCTGCTGCTCAACGGCATCGGCGCTGCTGTATGGGCCTTGGCACTGGGCCTGGCGGCCTACCACTTCGGCGCCATCCTCGAAGGCATGCTGGGCAGCATCAAGAAATACGAGCTATGGGTGCTCGGCGGCCTGTTGCTGCTGGGTGGCCTGCTCTGGTTGCGCCGGCGCTTCCGCACCATCCGCGCCGAGCGCCGCGCGGCGGCAGACGAGCAGCCCGCCAGCACTGAGCAGCAGGTAGCCGCCGAGAAGCAGCCAGAACACGGGCACGACCACCGCTAA
- the elbB gene encoding isoprenoid biosynthesis glyoxalase ElbB, whose amino-acid sequence MTKKVAVILSGCGVYDGAEIHESVITLLRLDQRGAQVQCFAPNIAQMHVINHLTGEEMPESRNVLTESARIARGEVKDIREAKAEDFDALIVPGGFGAAKNLSNFAVEGTECTVNPEVLSLAEAFAEACKPVGLICISPALAAKIYGPGVICTIGNDAGTAAAVEKMGGKHEECDVHDIVEDTQRKLVTTPAYMVAKSISEAAGGIYKLVDRVLELTHEGE is encoded by the coding sequence ATGACCAAGAAAGTAGCGGTGATTCTTTCCGGCTGTGGCGTGTACGACGGCGCCGAAATCCACGAAAGCGTGATCACCCTGCTGCGCCTCGACCAGCGCGGCGCACAGGTGCAGTGCTTTGCGCCGAACATCGCGCAGATGCATGTCATCAACCACCTGACCGGCGAGGAAATGCCTGAGTCGCGCAATGTGCTGACCGAATCGGCGCGCATCGCCCGTGGCGAAGTGAAGGACATCCGTGAGGCCAAGGCCGAAGACTTCGATGCGTTGATCGTGCCAGGCGGTTTCGGCGCGGCGAAGAACCTGTCCAACTTTGCCGTGGAAGGCACTGAATGCACGGTGAATCCGGAGGTGCTAAGCCTGGCCGAAGCTTTTGCCGAGGCCTGCAAGCCGGTTGGCCTGATCTGCATCTCGCCAGCGCTGGCGGCGAAGATTTATGGCCCGGGCGTGATCTGCACCATTGGCAATGACGCGGGCACCGCGGCAGCTGTGGAAAAGATGGGCGGCAAGCACGAGGAGTGCGATGTGCATGACATCGTTGAGGATACCCAACGCAAGCTGGTGACTACCCCGGCCTACATGGTGGCCAAGTCGATCAGTGAAGCTGCCGGGGGCATCTACAAGCTTGTGGACCGTGTGCTGGAACTGACCCACGAAGGGGAGTGA
- a CDS encoding YaiI/YqxD family protein, whose translation MRIWIDADACPKAAKDLIVKFALKRQLEVVMVAGQAVTKPAFAIVRLIVVPSGMDAADDYLVEHAVPGELVICSDVPLADRLIKKGVAALDPRGREFDERNMGERLAVRNLFTELREQGQVGGGQAPYGEREKQAFANALDRILTRLSKG comes from the coding sequence ATGCGCATCTGGATCGACGCCGACGCCTGCCCCAAGGCAGCCAAGGACCTGATCGTCAAATTCGCCCTCAAGCGCCAGCTCGAAGTGGTGATGGTGGCCGGTCAGGCCGTGACCAAGCCGGCTTTCGCGATCGTCCGCCTGATCGTGGTGCCCAGCGGCATGGACGCGGCCGACGATTACCTGGTCGAGCACGCCGTGCCTGGCGAGCTGGTGATCTGCAGCGACGTGCCGCTGGCCGACCGCCTGATCAAGAAGGGCGTGGCGGCCCTGGACCCACGTGGCCGCGAGTTCGACGAACGCAACATGGGCGAGCGCCTGGCCGTGCGCAACCTGTTTACCGAGCTGCGTGAGCAGGGCCAGGTTGGGGGAGGGCAGGCGCCCTATGGCGAACGCGAGAAGCAGGCCTTCGCCAATGCGCTGGACCGGATCCTGACCCGCCTGAGCAAGGGCTGA
- a CDS encoding FTR1 family protein, with translation MFSFAFPSRLAMKTRSRLLAWLPAVVLGPMLALCSALAQAEAPAEAAKALHLLDYIGADYPPTVANGKVIDDGEYREQQEFSTVLADLIKGLPANAEQAGLQQGVQALRHAIDQRQDGAVVAKQARLLGARLAVAYEVSQAPVITPDPARGASLYAQNCSICHGDTGVGDGPAGLGLEPAPANLRDTARLDQLSLFDLYNTLALGIDGTEMPSFADQLDERQRWDVAAYIASFTAKPDAAKGEKTWNIADLARQTPAEVAANEGAASVEAFRAQRAQPPQVKRGPAQLLEYTASTLDKSLAAYRAGDHDQAYDLSVAAYLEGFELVESSLDNIDTEARKSTEKALMAYRQSLQDGLPVAQAEQRLSEAKTKLDQAAKLLGSDGLSWSLSYISGLLILLREGLEAILVLAAILAFLRNTGQQSAMRSVNIGWGLALVAGFATWAVAAYVIDVGGAQRELLEGSTALFASVMVLWLGVWMHDRRHAAAWQDYIKSSLVSGGGRFGFAVLAFFSVYRELFEVILFYETLWLQAGPAGHQAVLAGGATALVLLVGLAWVILRGSAKLPLSLFFSINAGLLCALSVVFAGHGVKALQEAGVLGTRPVAFFEFDWLGIHPDVYSLSAQAVALLAILVLYGRSRLADKRRAAV, from the coding sequence ATGTTCTCTTTCGCATTCCCTTCGAGACTGGCCATGAAAACCCGTTCCCGTCTGCTCGCCTGGTTGCCGGCCGTTGTGCTCGGCCCGATGCTGGCGCTGTGCAGCGCCCTGGCGCAGGCCGAAGCGCCCGCCGAGGCCGCCAAAGCCTTGCACCTACTTGACTACATTGGTGCCGACTACCCGCCTACCGTTGCAAACGGCAAAGTCATCGACGACGGCGAGTACCGTGAACAGCAAGAATTCAGCACGGTGCTGGCCGACCTGATCAAAGGCCTGCCGGCGAACGCCGAGCAAGCCGGGCTTCAGCAGGGCGTGCAGGCGTTGCGCCATGCCATCGACCAGCGTCAGGACGGCGCAGTGGTAGCCAAGCAGGCCCGCCTGCTGGGCGCACGCCTGGCGGTGGCCTACGAGGTCAGCCAGGCCCCGGTCATTACCCCGGACCCGGCCCGTGGCGCCTCGCTGTATGCGCAGAACTGCTCGATCTGCCACGGTGATACCGGTGTGGGCGACGGCCCGGCAGGTTTGGGCCTGGAGCCAGCACCGGCCAACCTGCGCGACACCGCACGTCTCGATCAACTGAGCCTGTTCGACCTCTACAACACCCTGGCCCTGGGCATCGATGGCACCGAAATGCCGTCCTTCGCCGACCAGCTCGACGAGCGCCAGCGTTGGGACGTGGCCGCGTACATCGCCAGCTTCACCGCCAAGCCTGACGCGGCCAAGGGCGAGAAGACCTGGAACATCGCCGACCTGGCCCGCCAGACTCCGGCCGAAGTCGCCGCCAACGAAGGCGCCGCGTCGGTCGAGGCGTTCCGCGCCCAGCGCGCCCAGCCGCCGCAGGTCAAACGCGGCCCTGCGCAATTGCTGGAATACACCGCCAGCACCCTGGACAAGAGCCTGGCGGCCTACCGTGCAGGCGACCATGACCAGGCCTACGACCTGTCGGTGGCTGCGTATCTGGAAGGTTTCGAGCTGGTCGAAAGCTCACTGGACAACATCGACACCGAAGCGCGCAAGAGCACCGAAAAGGCCCTGATGGCCTACCGTCAGTCGCTGCAGGACGGTCTGCCGGTCGCCCAGGCTGAACAACGTCTGAGCGAAGCGAAAACCAAGCTCGACCAGGCCGCCAAGTTGTTGGGCAGCGATGGCCTGAGCTGGTCGCTGAGCTACATTTCCGGCCTGCTGATCTTGCTGCGCGAAGGCCTTGAAGCCATTCTGGTTCTGGCGGCGATCCTTGCCTTCCTGCGCAACACTGGCCAGCAATCGGCCATGCGCAGCGTCAACATCGGCTGGGGCCTGGCGCTGGTTGCGGGCTTTGCCACCTGGGCCGTGGCGGCCTATGTGATCGACGTTGGTGGTGCCCAGCGTGAGCTGCTGGAAGGCAGCACGGCCTTGTTCGCCAGCGTCATGGTGCTGTGGCTGGGCGTGTGGATGCACGACCGCCGTCACGCCGCGGCCTGGCAGGACTACATCAAGAGCAGCCTGGTCAGTGGCGGCGGGCGCTTCGGCTTTGCCGTGCTGGCGTTCTTCTCGGTGTACCGCGAGCTGTTCGAAGTGATCCTGTTCTACGAAACCCTGTGGTTGCAGGCAGGCCCAGCTGGTCACCAGGCGGTGTTGGCCGGCGGCGCCACGGCGCTGGTTCTGTTGGTGGGACTGGCGTGGGTGATCTTGCGCGGTTCGGCGAAGCTGCCGCTGTCGCTGTTCTTCAGCATCAACGCCGGGCTGCTGTGTGCGCTGTCGGTGGTGTTTGCCGGGCATGGCGTGAAAGCGCTGCAAGAAGCGGGCGTGCTGGGCACGCGGCCGGTAGCGTTCTTCGAGTTCGACTGGCTGGGGATTCACCCCGATGTGTACTCGCTGAGTGCGCAGGCGGTGGCGCTGCTGGCGATTCTGGTGTTGTATGGGCGTAGCCGCCTGGCCGACAAGCGCCGGGCTGCCGTTTAA
- a CDS encoding DUF3077 domain-containing protein — MSTYPQDAVTAGVQTFDLFSLKPNVPFDHAFSQLSVLLGCIRHLTTEAEMENDRMAGSAARILSEMAKALIDDMELGLNKVLQ; from the coding sequence ATGAGCACTTATCCACAAGACGCAGTAACCGCAGGCGTGCAGACCTTCGACCTGTTCAGCCTCAAGCCCAACGTGCCCTTTGACCATGCCTTCTCGCAGCTATCGGTGTTGCTCGGCTGCATCCGCCACCTCACCACCGAAGCAGAAATGGAGAACGACCGCATGGCCGGCAGCGCGGCGCGGATTCTCAGTGAAATGGCCAAGGCGCTGATCGACGATATGGAGTTGGGGCTGAACAAGGTTCTTCAATAA
- a CDS encoding helix-turn-helix domain-containing protein: MANERSTSVWDALVDSPEEAENLRLRSKLMRELTRAVRAWDLPQKDAAKRLRVTQPRLSELLNGKIDKFSLDALVNLLANADLEVDFTVKGKAA, encoded by the coding sequence ATGGCAAACGAGAGATCTACCTCGGTTTGGGACGCGCTGGTTGACTCGCCTGAAGAAGCCGAGAACCTCCGACTGCGTTCCAAGCTAATGCGCGAATTGACCAGGGCTGTGCGGGCTTGGGATCTACCGCAAAAGGATGCAGCAAAGCGGTTGCGGGTGACTCAACCGCGCTTGAGCGAGCTGCTCAATGGCAAGATTGATAAATTTTCACTGGATGCTCTGGTGAACCTGCTGGCCAATGCTGATTTGGAAGTAGATTTCACGGTGAAAGGGAAAGCAGCATAG
- a CDS encoding type II toxin-antitoxin system RelE/ParE family toxin — MRVNEKPIEWVGSSKDDLRSFPLVARQRAGYQLDLIQAGEEPADWKPVEAVGQGVREIRIMCKDGAFRVFYVISRPEAIYVLHAFRKTTEKTEKRDIDLARARFRSLG; from the coding sequence ATGCGGGTTAATGAGAAACCCATCGAGTGGGTGGGCAGCAGTAAGGATGACCTACGCAGCTTTCCGCTGGTAGCCAGGCAGCGAGCCGGGTATCAGCTGGATTTGATTCAAGCCGGCGAGGAGCCTGCGGACTGGAAGCCAGTGGAAGCGGTAGGGCAAGGCGTGCGGGAGATACGCATCATGTGCAAAGACGGGGCTTTTCGCGTTTTTTATGTGATTAGCCGTCCTGAAGCCATCTATGTCCTGCATGCCTTTCGCAAGACTACTGAGAAGACTGAGAAACGCGACATCGACCTGGCAAGAGCTCGGTTCAGGTCGCTGGGTTAA
- a CDS encoding efflux transporter outer membrane subunit: MKQLILAGFCLSLGACMMVGPDYQVPKDAAVQRSDLNGPLRQDADSVVSAPVPEDWWQLYQDQRLNQLVRQALSANTELRVAAANIAKARAQVEVAESQGGFNGGIKAGAQRLQESGQAFLLPEKVPVANIGEAIISASYQFDLWGTFKRGTEAAKANADAVQAAADTARITLVADVVKAYTQVCSANEEFHIARESLDLQEQSVKLNQRLRDAGRGDETQVTRSQTQFKSLRAELPRFKAERETGIYTLAALLAVPVDKLPAGTADCAELPHLNQLVPVGDGAALLKRRPDVRQAERQLAAATAEIGVATGALYPDISIGAQVGTIGILEDLGDPSTNRWGFGPQISWSIPTNGTRARIRMAEASTQAALAHFDGVVLNAIRETQTRLAQYSALLDRRDALAEAEKSAKEAADQTHRYYQAGRESFLADLQATRAYTDVRAQLAAANSQVAVGQIGVFLALGGGWKQ; encoded by the coding sequence ATGAAACAGCTGATCCTCGCGGGGTTCTGCCTGTCCCTGGGGGCCTGCATGATGGTCGGCCCCGATTACCAAGTGCCGAAGGACGCGGCGGTGCAACGCAGCGACCTCAACGGCCCGCTGCGCCAGGATGCCGACAGCGTGGTATCGGCGCCGGTGCCCGAGGACTGGTGGCAGCTGTATCAGGATCAACGCCTCAACCAACTGGTGCGCCAGGCGCTGAGTGCCAACACCGAACTGCGCGTGGCTGCGGCCAACATCGCCAAGGCTCGCGCCCAGGTCGAAGTGGCCGAGTCCCAGGGCGGCTTCAATGGCGGCATCAAGGCCGGCGCCCAGCGCCTGCAGGAGTCTGGCCAGGCCTTCCTGCTGCCGGAGAAGGTGCCGGTGGCCAACATCGGCGAGGCGATCATCAGTGCCTCGTACCAGTTCGACCTGTGGGGCACCTTCAAGCGCGGCACCGAGGCCGCCAAGGCCAACGCCGATGCGGTGCAGGCCGCTGCCGACACCGCGCGCATCACTCTGGTGGCCGACGTGGTCAAGGCCTACACCCAGGTGTGCTCGGCCAACGAGGAATTCCACATCGCTCGCGAGTCGCTCGACCTGCAGGAACAGAGCGTGAAGCTCAACCAGCGCCTGCGCGACGCTGGCCGTGGCGACGAAACCCAGGTCACCCGCTCGCAGACCCAGTTCAAGTCGTTGCGCGCCGAACTGCCGCGCTTCAAGGCCGAGCGCGAAACGGGCATCTACACCCTGGCGGCGCTGCTTGCCGTACCTGTGGATAAGTTGCCCGCCGGTACCGCTGATTGCGCCGAGCTGCCGCACCTCAACCAGTTGGTACCGGTGGGTGATGGCGCGGCCCTGCTCAAGCGCCGCCCGGACGTGCGCCAGGCCGAACGCCAGCTGGCGGCGGCCACCGCCGAGATCGGCGTGGCTACGGGGGCGCTGTACCCAGACATCAGCATCGGTGCCCAGGTCGGCACCATTGGTATCCTTGAAGACCTCGGCGACCCGTCCACTAACCGCTGGGGTTTTGGCCCGCAGATCAGCTGGAGCATCCCGACCAACGGCACCCGTGCGCGGATTCGCATGGCTGAAGCCTCGACCCAGGCTGCCCTCGCGCATTTTGACGGGGTGGTGCTGAACGCCATTCGCGAGACCCAGACCCGTCTGGCGCAGTACAGCGCTTTGCTGGACCGGCGTGATGCGTTGGCCGAGGCGGAGAAGTCGGCGAAGGAAGCGGCGGATCAGACGCACCGGTATTACCAGGCGGGGCGTGAGTCGTTCCTCGCGGATTTGCAGGCGACGCGGGCTTATACCGATGTGCGGGCGCAGTTGGCGGCGGCCAATAGCCAGGTGGCGGTGGGGCAGATTGGTGTGTTCCTGGCGTTGGGAGGCGGGTGGAAGCAGTGA
- a CDS encoding efflux RND transporter periplasmic adaptor subunit gives MKKPLLTLGRVVLTLLVVTFAAVLVWQMVVYYMFAPWTRDGHIRADVIQIAPDVSGLIQKVEVRDNQTVKRGDVLFTIDQDRFTLALRQAKATLGERQETLAQASREAQRNRKLGNLVAAEQLEESQSREARARSAVSEAQVAVDTAQLNLDRSVVRSPVDGYLNDRAPRDHEFVSAGRPVLSVVDSASYHVDGYFEETKLGGIHIGDAVDIRVMGDNTRLRGHVQSFAAGIEDRDRVSGANLLPNVNPAFSWVRLAQRIPVRIAFDEVPEDFRMIAGRTATVSILEGQRP, from the coding sequence ATGAAAAAACCTTTGCTGACCCTGGGCCGTGTGGTCCTGACCTTGCTGGTAGTGACCTTCGCCGCCGTGCTCGTGTGGCAGATGGTGGTGTACTACATGTTCGCCCCCTGGACCCGCGACGGGCACATCCGCGCCGACGTGATCCAGATTGCCCCGGACGTGTCCGGCCTGATCCAGAAGGTCGAGGTGCGCGACAACCAGACCGTCAAACGCGGCGATGTGCTGTTCACCATCGACCAGGACCGCTTCACCCTGGCCCTGCGCCAGGCCAAGGCGACCCTCGGCGAGCGCCAGGAAACCCTGGCCCAGGCATCCCGTGAAGCGCAACGTAACCGCAAGCTCGGCAACCTGGTGGCGGCCGAGCAGCTGGAAGAGAGCCAGTCCCGCGAGGCCCGCGCCCGCTCGGCGGTCAGCGAGGCCCAGGTGGCGGTCGACACTGCCCAGCTCAACCTCGACCGCTCGGTGGTGCGCAGCCCGGTAGATGGCTACCTCAACGACCGCGCCCCGCGCGACCACGAATTCGTCAGCGCTGGCCGCCCGGTGCTGTCGGTGGTCGACAGTGCCTCGTACCACGTCGATGGCTACTTCGAGGAAACCAAGCTCGGGGGTATCCACATCGGCGACGCCGTGGACATCCGTGTGATGGGCGACAACACCCGCCTGCGTGGCCATGTGCAGAGCTTCGCCGCTGGCATCGAAGACCGTGACCGCGTCAGCGGCGCCAACCTGCTGCCCAACGTCAACCCGGCGTTCAGCTGGGTGCGCCTGGCCCAGCGCATTCCGGTGCGCATCGCCTTCGACGAAGTGCCGGAAGACTTCCGCATGATCGCCGGGCGCACGGCCACTGTGTCGATCCTTGAGGGCCAGCGCCCATGA
- a CDS encoding DUF1656 domain-containing protein, translating to MIGELDISGVFLPTLLVMMFGTYLLFLGVHAVLVRLHFYRLVWHRALFNVALYAVLLGAVDHFCRSLMLP from the coding sequence GTGATCGGTGAACTGGATATCAGTGGGGTGTTCCTGCCCACGCTGCTGGTGATGATGTTTGGCACCTACCTGCTGTTCCTGGGGGTGCACGCGGTGCTGGTGCGCCTGCATTTCTACCGCCTGGTCTGGCACCGGGCGCTGTTCAACGTTGCCCTGTATGCCGTGCTGCTGGGTGCGGTCGACCACTTTTGCCGAAGCCTGATGCTGCCATGA